The Sulfitobacter sp. SK011 genome contains the following window.
TTTGGTTTTTGTGATATCATTCAGGTGGTTGGCCACCGACCTTGTCACATAACGGGTTTGATCCGCGTGCAGAATATCAAGCAACGGCAGGGTATGAGATGTATCCAGCGTGACCGCCTTTGCCCAAGGCAATTTGGGCCGGGTGCCTTCGCTGACCAACCGCCGGACGTGGTAATTTTCATCCTCTGCCCAAGCGGCCATGCGCGCCAACGTCTGATTTTGCCAGCGGTTTAGGAAGGGGCGGATATAGAATTCCATCGAGAAACGCTTTGTCGCCTCATAAAGCAGATCAAGCGCCCGGTCGCGGTGATCCTCAAGCCCGTGTCGAACCGCCAGTATGCCGGGCAGCGCGTGAATGAACTGGCCGAAATCATCGTCCTGAAGATTGGGGTCCAGCGGCGGTTGCATGGCTGCGGTAAGCTGATCGGCCATGGTCGGGAAGTCTGTGGCCAATTGCGCCTCCAGACAATCAGCCATCCAATCGAGCCGCGCCAGTAATTCACGGGAACCAAAGCCTGACAATGCCTCGGCCTGAAACCTGTCTGCATGAAAGAACGGCAGCGCAGCGGCATATTCACCAGCCAGCTGCGCCACGGTTCTTTCGTTAAACAAATGGTCTTTGAGCGAAAATTTTTCAGCCATTACATTGTGAGATTGGTGGCACCGCCATCCAGCAAGATGTTCTGACCGACAATGAACCCTGCATGCTGTGAGCACAAAAACGCACAGGCCGCACCAAATTCGGACCGCGTGCCATAGCGGCCCGCCGGAATGGTCGCGGCGCGTTCTGCACGGGCTTGTTCCAGTGTAATGCCCTTTGCCTTTACCACGCCGCCGTCCAGTCCATCGGCGCGGTCGGTCGCGTGGATACCGGGAAGCAGATTGTTGATGGTGACACCTTTGCCCGCGACCTGACGCGATGTGCCCGCAACATAGCCGGTTAATCCGGTGCGCGCTGAATTTGACAGACCCAGCACCCCGATAGGCGCGCGCACGGATTGTGAGGTGATGTTGACCACCCGCCCCCATCCGCGGTCCATCATGCCCGGCACCAACGCTTTGATCAGCGCGATCGGGGCCAGCATATTGGCGTCGAGTGCTTTGATAAAATCTTCGCGGTCCCATTCGTGCCACATGCCGGGGGGCGGCCCGCCAGCGTTGTTGACCAGAATATCCACGTCTTTTGCTGCCGCGATCACCGCCGCCTGCCCTTGCTCGGTCGCAACATCCGCCGCGACGGTTGTGACGGTCACACCATATTCGTCGCGCACACGCTGTGCTGCAGCTTCAAGCGCGTC
Protein-coding sequences here:
- a CDS encoding DNA alkylation repair protein; amino-acid sequence: MAEKFSLKDHLFNERTVAQLAGEYAAALPFFHADRFQAEALSGFGSRELLARLDWMADCLEAQLATDFPTMADQLTAAMQPPLDPNLQDDDFGQFIHALPGILAVRHGLEDHRDRALDLLYEATKRFSMEFYIRPFLNRWQNQTLARMAAWAEDENYHVRRLVSEGTRPKLPWAKAVTLDTSHTLPLLDILHADQTRYVTRSVANHLNDITKTKPDLVVKTLQNWARAAQQDDNELAWMTRHGLRTLIKQGHGPALAHLGYRGDVDVSARMTLSQEAYAIGDVLEFTSTLKAATALPVIVDYRIIFARPGGKTAEKVFKLKVGQIAKGKALTLSKKHRLKGDATTFKLYPGAHQIILQVNGVDVAQAAFELT
- a CDS encoding SDR family oxidoreductase; the protein is MDLGIKGKSALVCASSKGLGLGCAENLAAAGVNLIMNARGSDALEAAAQRVRDEYGVTVTTVAADVATEQGQAAVIAAAKDVDILVNNAGGPPPGMWHEWDREDFIKALDANMLAPIALIKALVPGMMDRGWGRVVNITSQSVRAPIGVLGLSNSARTGLTGYVAGTSRQVAGKGVTINNLLPGIHATDRADGLDGGVVKAKGITLEQARAERAATIPAGRYGTRSEFGAACAFLCSQHAGFIVGQNILLDGGATNLTM